The Methanobrevibacter sp. DNA window GGAACCATATCCGGAGTTGTCATAGTGGTAACCATAATGTCTCCATCTTTAATTTTATCTAATTCTTCAATATCTAAAATAATTTTAACATTACCAGAGGCCATACCGGGACTTGCACCAAGACCTCTTACTAAAACTTCACCAGTAGCAGAAGATTCAACAACATCTTCAGTAACATCACCTAATGTAGTGATAGGTCTTGCTTGTAATAAGAATAGGTTTCCTTTTTCAAATGCCCATTCAGTATCCATTGGTTCACCATAATGAGCTTGAACTCTTTTACCCATTTCAGTTAATTCAATGAGCTCTTCATCAGATAATACTCTTTCTTTTCTTAATTCATCTGGAACTTCAACTTTGACACTGGTCTCGTTTTCATCATTGATATACATGAATTTTTTGTCACTTACAGTAACATTGAGAATATCATTGTCTTTTTTAGCAACTTGATAGTTATCCGGAGTTACATCTCCAGATACAACAGATTCTCCAAGACCCCATGATCCTTCGATTAAAGCAATGTCTTCACCAGTAGATGGGTTTACAGTAAACATTACACCTGCTTTATCAGCATTTGCCATTTTTTGAACAACAACAGCAATTAAAACTTTGGAGTGTTCAAAATTGTTTTCTTCTCTGTAAAATATAGCTCTTGCTTCAAATAATGAAGCCCAACATTTCCTTACATATTCCAATACAGAATCAGTTCCGGAAACGTATAAATAAGTGTCTTGTTGACCTGCAAATGAAGCTTCAGGTAAATCTTCAGCAGTTGCAGAAGATCTAATTGCTACTTCAACATCATCTTCATCGCATCTTTGACAAAGTTGATTGTAAGCTTCAGTAATAAATAAAACCATGTCTTCAGGAATAGGAGCTTCAACAATAATAGCTTTGATTTCTTCAGCCGCAGCTTGAAGAGCTTTAGTATCATTGATATCAATTTCTTCAAGAATACTTAAAACTTGATCATTAATTCCTGTTTCAACCATGAATTTTTCATAAGTTTGTGCAGTTACTACAAAACCTGGAGGTACTGGAATACCTGCTTGGGTCAATTCACCCAAATTAGCACCTTTTCCACCAGCAATTGGAATATCAGATTTGTTTAAATCCTCAAATTTTTTAACATACATGAAATATAACCTCTTGGCTTGAAATATTAATACATTGACCAATAATTAAATAAACGTATAGTCAATATTATATAATAATATAAAATTTAAAGTTTAAATATTTAATTATAAAAAGCAAAAATTTAGTAAAAAAATCTATAAAATAGAAAAATAAAAAAAATAGTAAAAAATTTAGTTAAAAAATCTATTTAACTAAATCTGCACCTTTGTCAACAACAATTCTGCATGGAACTGGTAATTTCATACCTGCTCTTTTTAATGCAACTTTAGCTTGTTCAAAGTTTCTTTCGTTACAGTCGATAGTAACAATTCTTTGACCTTTT harbors:
- the ppsA gene encoding phosphoenolpyruvate synthase, which codes for MYVKKFEDLNKSDIPIAGGKGANLGELTQAGIPVPPGFVVTAQTYEKFMVETGINDQVLSILEEIDINDTKALQAAAEEIKAIIVEAPIPEDMVLFITEAYNQLCQRCDEDDVEVAIRSSATAEDLPEASFAGQQDTYLYVSGTDSVLEYVRKCWASLFEARAIFYREENNFEHSKVLIAVVVQKMANADKAGVMFTVNPSTGEDIALIEGSWGLGESVVSGDVTPDNYQVAKKDNDILNVTVSDKKFMYINDENETSVKVEVPDELRKERVLSDEELIELTEMGKRVQAHYGEPMDTEWAFEKGNLFLLQARPITTLGDVTEDVVESSATGEVLVRGLGASPGMASGNVKIILDIEELDKIKDGDIMVTTMTTPDMVPAMKKSSGIVTDEGGVTCHASIISRELGIPCVVGTGDATSALKENTGVTIDGKKGLVFDGISENKEEAVQVVASAGAAPIITVTEVKANVSMPEAAAKAAATGADGVGLLRTEHLMLTAGIHPGKFIADGREDELIDTIAENVKIVADEFYPKPVWYRTLDAPTDEFITLEGGENEPEEHNPMLGWRGIRRELDQPEILKCEFKAIKKLHEQGYTNIGIMIPLSQSPEELKQAKALCSEIGLEPQKDVEFGMMVEIPAAALTIEDYIAVGIDFVSLGTNDLTQYTLAVDRNNEYVAKHYSEEHPAVMKLIEMTIKKCVAAGVKCSICGQAGSVPRIVEKLVGFGITSVSSNTDAIAEVRKTVARAEQKIILDAARQRLE